The genomic stretch tggttgaagcatttaatccatttacatttaaggtaattattgatatgtatgttcctatcaccattttcttaattgttttgggtttgttcttgtaggccttttccttctcttgtgtttcccttctggtttacagagtttctgctgaaagatcagccgttaaccttatggggattcccttgtatgttatttgttgtttttcccttgctgcttttaatattttttctttgtatttaatttttaatagtttgattaatatgtgtcttggtgtgtttctccttggatatatcttgtatgggactctgcacttcctggacttgattaactatttcctttcccatatcacGGAATTtctcaactgtaatctcttcaaatagtttctcagtccctttctttttctcttcttcttctgggacccctataatttgaatgttggtgcgattaatgttgtcccagaggtctctgagactgtcctcaatgcttttcattcttttttctctattctgctctgcagtagttatttccactattttatcttccaggtcacttatccgttcttctgcctcagttattctgctattgatcccttctagagaatttataatttcatttattgtgttcctcatcactgtttttttgctctttagttcttctaggtccttgctaaacattccctgtattttctccattctttttccaagattttggatgatctttactatcattattctgaattctttttcaggtagactgcttatttcctcttcatttgttaggtctggtgggtttttgccttgctctattatctgctgtgtgtttctctgtcttctaattttgcttaacttactgtgtttgggatctccttttcgcaggctgcaggtttgtagttcctgttgtttttagtgtctgtccccagtggctaaggttggttcagtgggttgtgtagacttcctggtggaggggactagtgcctgtgttctggtggatgaggctggatcttgtctttctggtgggcaggtccacgtctggtggtgtattttggggtgtctgtggccttattatgattttaggcaacctctctgttaatggatggggttgtgttcctgtcttgctagttgtttggcatagggtgtccagcactgtagcttgctggtcattgagtggagctgggtcttggcgttgagatggagatctctgggagattttcaccatttgatattaaatggagctgggaggtctcttgtggaccagtgtcctgaagttggctctcccacctcagaggcacagccctgacacctggctggaacaccaagagtctttcatccacatggctcagaataaaagggagaaaaaatagaaagatagaaagaaaaagagaaaataaaataaaataaaataaaataaagtaaaataaaataaaataaatttattaaaataaaaaataaataataattattagaaaaatttttaaagtaataaaaaaataataaaagaaagaaagaaagaagagagcaaccaaacggaaaacaaatccaccaatgataacaactgctaaaaactatactaaaacaaacaaacaaacagacagacagacagacagaaccctagtacaaatggtaaaagcaaagctatacagacaaaatcacacacagaagcatacacatacacactcacaaaaagagaaaaagggaaaaaaaatatacatctttgctcccaaagtccacctcctcattatgggatgattcattgtctactcaggtattccacagatgcagggtacatcaagttgattgtggagatttaacccactgctcttgaggctgctggaagaaatttccctttctcttctttgtttgcacagctcctagGTTTCAgctctgggggctctggctcactcaggccggggggagggaatgGTATGGagtgcagggtgagcctgcagcggcagagtccagcatgatgttgcaccagcctgaggcacgccatgtgttttTCCAGGGAAGTtatccctggatcatgggaccctggcagtggtgggctgcacaggctcccgggaggggcagtgtggatagtgacctgtgcttgcacacaggcttcttggtggctgcagcagcagccttagcatctcatgcctgtctctggggtccgtgctgatagctgcggctcatgcccgcctctggagctcgtttgggcggcgctcttaatcccctctccttgagcaccaggaaacaaagaggcaagaaaaagtctcttgcctctttggcagttccaggccttttcctggactccctcccggctagctctggcgcactagtccccttcagtctgttttcacacagccaaccctggtactctccctgggatccaacctctgAAGaccgaacctcagctcccagcccccacctgtcccggcgggtgagcagacaaacctctcaggctggtgagtgctggtcagcaccgatcctctgtgcaggaatctctctgctttgccctctgcacccctgttgctgcgctatCCTCCAtgactccgaagcttccccccctccgccacccgcagtctctgcctgcgaaggggcttcctagtgtgtggaaacttttcctccttcacagctccctcccactggagCAGGTCCGGTCcccattcttttgtctctgttttttcttttttcttttgccctacccaggtacatggggagtttcttaccttttgggaggtctgaggtcttctgccagcgttcagcaggtgttctataggagttgttccacatatagatgtatttctgatgtatttgtgcggaggaaggtgatctccacgtctcactcttccgccatcttgaagctccgcTCACAAAGCTTTTTTGCCTACAATAGCCTATACAATTTAAAGCTtgcaaaataaattgaaaagaaagtataccacaatacattcacacaaaaatttCCAGAATGAAGATAGAAGAGTTCCTCATTCTCATAAAGGAAATAGTAGAGGAAAAGCTCATTTAGAATGACGTTATGCTAAAATACCATTTTTAGCATCAATAAGAAAAAGTGTTTGAATAAGATTTTATCTggggagaaaaatctcaaaaaggtgaaaatatactttatatttaaaacacatttatatgtataaatgtagaTTTATATGTAAACTATATAGGgtcataataaaaacaaagcattaaCTGTGTTTTCACGCCACAGAAAATTCTGCATCTGTGTGTCAGATCACAGTGTTTCACTGGTTCACTACACATTTAGAGAGCCAAGCTCCTTCCATCTTCCTTACCCATCATCTTTAGTGTGTGGCTTTTGTCTTCAGGCTATTTCTACACCTCCATATATTTCTTCCAAATTCTAAGAGAAAGGAGCATACAGTGAAAGAAAAGGCTTTGACCTTATGACAGCTTGCTTGAGGCATATCCATGCCAGATGcatttatacaaagaaataagTCTTCTGTCCATCTGGAGCTGTAGAAGGCTGAGAGACTAAATGTATTATTGGTAAACGTAGGAAGGAAAAGATGTCTAGTTGAAcacatgattttaatatttttacatagctCTTAATCTTCTAAAGAGAGTTTCATATGCTACATATATAATATAACCTGCAGAAAAGACACTGAAGCATAAATTGAGAAAATGATTCACCTTATGCTACTACTGAGTAATGACAAAATCAGAACTAGAAATATATTCTGTAGGGTTTAGCAGAATGTTAAATATTGTATAAGTAATTAGCCAAAAGATAAtgtaagaaaatgatataaataagCTCCTATTAAAAgatgtttgggacttccctggcagtccagtgattaagactctgagctccccatgcaaggggcatgggtttgatccctggttgggaaactaagatcccacatgccatgcagcatggccaagaAAGtattgtaaaaagtaaaaattaaaaaaataaaagatcttcATCACAGTAtcactttaaagttttaaaagaatcatgTAACTATCTATCCCCAGAATCTTccctagaatttttttaatgctcctTTAACCTCTTTGCTTCTTAAAGTATAGATAAGAGGGTTGAGCATTGTGGTCACCACACTGTAGAAGAGGGAGACAAACATTCACTGGTCCTTGGCTCCACTCTTGGCTGACTGCAGATACATGAAGATGATGGTTCCATAGAAAATGGTGACAACCAGCAGATGAGAAAAGAAGTCTCAAATGCTTTCTTCCTTCCAGTAGCCAACTTGATCTTCAAAACTGCTTGGTAAATGTAGCCATAGGTCCAAAATAAAGGAGACAGGTACTATAAAAAGAGGATACCAGCCACACAGagctacatacacacacacacacacacacaaacacacacactcacaagtgGTGAAAGTGGTGTCCACACAAGCCAACTGGATAAACACAGGAACTTCACAGATGAAATGATCCACTTGGTGATGACTACAGAAGGGCAGCTGCATGGTGAGAGTGGACTATACCATGGTGGGATCTAGCTCGCTGAACCATGCCAAAGAGACCGGGATGTGACAAAGGTCAATGTGCATGATAAAGACATAATATAGAGGACAGCAAATAGCAGCATAGAAATTGTAGGCTATCACTGCCAGGAGGATACACACTATGAATCCCAGTGCATGGAATATGTAGAGTTGAATCACACATCTATGATAGGTGATAGACTTAACTGAATCTCTCAGATTAACTAGTATCTGAGGAATAATACCTATGGTGAAGTAGAGATCCaggaaggagaaatttaaaaggaagaaatatattgGTATATGAAGCTTGGGATACAGATGAGATAATAGGATGACAGTGATGGTCCCCAAAATGGTTAGTAAATACAAGATCAAGATAATCACACATAGAACTTTCTGTAACTGAGGATAATTAGAAAACCCCAACAGAGTGAAAACTGTTAAGTTATTCTCATTAGTAATCCTCAGCATCCTCATGTGCAAATTATGTCCCAGAAAGCTGACTTATAGCTGAGAAAGATGACATATTATGTATGGTTAAGTGATTGACAATGTCACCTTCCCCCAAAGTATTGTATTTTAAACACTTAGAAGCTATGTTTACATCTAGTGATTTAGATCTGTTTTCCTACTTTGTAAATTTTAAGTAAATGCAATCCCTCTTTACCTCTTAGCTGTCCTCTCTGATGCTCTCTTAAGTAAAGAGCAGTAGATCTCTAATAAATACCATCATCTGCTTTGGGAAATAAAATGGACCATCACTTTCTCATAATCCAACTAAAGTTAACACTTTCTGTTAGTGTATTCCTGgttacagaaagggaaaaactcaGATAATTCCAATTAGGGACACAAAACTTAggttttatttagattttaaggttttattcaattaaggaagaaaaaaattttgtcacCCATAAAGAGTGAAAATAATTATCAGGTTACATGATTGAAATACACTAAATGTGATTagcattcattaaaaattaactcCTGAGAGCTTATGTGATGTGACAAAGCTGCCCAGCACACACAGTATGTATAGGGGATGCTCCTACAAAAGGCCATGCTTTTAAGACCAGGAGAGATACATGTATTGCCTAATTTATAGGGGAAAAAGTACAGAATGTCAAACAAAATGAGGAGATAGAGGAattatgttccaaacaaaagaacaagataaaaccccagggaaaaaaccctaaatgaaatggacataagcaatttacctgataaagagttcaaagtaatcatcataaagatgctcaccaaactCAGGGTAAGAATAGAGGAACACactgagaacttcaacaaagagttagaaaatataagaaagaaccaatcagagttatagaatacaataaaagaaatgaaaaataaatacctagaggaaatccatagcagaatagacaatacagaagaatggataagtgatatGGAAGACAGACTAgtggaaatcatccaatcagaacagcaaaaagaaaaaaaaagaattttaaaaatagcttatgAGACCTCTGAGATGATGTCAAGCATACTAACATccacattataggggtccgaaacaaagagaaaagagcagaaaatttatttgaagaaacaatggctgattgtaaagcaaatattttccaataaaaattcattaaaagaaacagtggctgaaaacttccttaacctgggaaagaaaacaaccatccaggtccaggaagaaagaaaatctcaaacaagatgaacccaaagagatccacaccaagacataccACAGTTAAAGtggtaaaagttaaagataaagagaaaattttaaaggcagcaagagaaaaataactagttacatacaagggaactctcataaggctatcagctatttttcagcagaaagttTGCAAGCCAGAAgcaagtggcaggacatatttaaagtgctgaaaggaaaaaaaaaacttacaacgAAGACTACTCTACTTGGCAAGGTTGTCACacaaaattgaaggagagatcaagagttttccagacaagcaaaaactaaaggacTTAATCACCACTAACCACCCttacaacaaatattaaaggGTCTTccttaaacagaaaacaaaaggccataattagaaataagaaaatatatgaaaggaaaaatctcattggtaaaggaaaatatatagtaaaggcagtgGATCAGCCaattataaagctagtatgaaggttaaaaacaaaagtagtatAATCAACTATAACAACAAGAAGTAcctaagggatacacaaaataaaaagatgtaaaatatgatgttacAAACATAAAACCTAGGGAGAGAGGAGCAAAACTGTAGGGTatttagaatgcattcaaacttaagcaactatcagcttaaaataaactGCTGTATATATAGGTCAATATATATGGACCTCGTGCTAAccacaaacaaaaacctacaacaaacgcacacagaaaaacaagtaacaaaatgataataagtccatacatatcaataatcactttaaatgtaagtgaactaaatgctccaatcaaaagacatagggtgactgaatggattttaaaaaaagacccatctatatgaAGCTACAGGGGACTTACTcaagacacacatagactgaaagtgaaaggatggaaaaagttttccatgcaagtggaaatgaaaagagagctggggtagcaatactcatatcagacaaaatgaactttaaaacaaagactatagcAAATGACAAAGAATGACATTTAtgtaatgataaagaggtcaatctGAGAAAAAGATACAACATTCATAAATACTAAttctcccaacataggagcacctaaatatataaagcaaatattaacagacataaagggagaaattgacagtaatacaataatagtaggggactttaataccccacttacatcaatggatcgatcgtccagacagaaaatcaacaaggaaatattggctttaagtgacacattaacCAGATTGACTtactaaatatatacaaaacattttattcaaaaaCTGCATGATAGATTagatgttaggtcacaaaacaagtctcaataaattttaagaggattcaaatcacatcaagcatcttttctgaccacaacactatgaaactagaaataattatgaaaagaaaactggaaaaaacataAACATGTGAAGACTAAACAACATTCTACTAAACAGCTAATGGATCagcaaagaaatcaaaggggaaattttaaaaataccttgaggcaatgaaaatggaaacacaactttccaaaatcaatGGAATGTAGAGTACTTTTGCCCACTATAGGCTGTACAACCTAATGTTTGCTATAATGCAGTGAAATAGAGActataatactatatatttgCACAAAATTTCTCAGAATcaagatgcaaaagtcctcattTCCAGAAAGGAATGTCCTAGGCAAAGGTCATTTAGAGTGAAATTATGAGAAAGAAATCAGTGTGGtagcataaataataaaaagagtttGATTAactttcatctggaaaatgagtctctgaattatgaaaatatgtttttatatatagaaatgtaGGGGtcagaaggtaaaaaaaaaaccaatagtgtattattgcatatttaaaaagtgaaataatcagCAATAAGAAATGTACAGTTATACTAACAACaataagtgtttttatttatatgtctttGCAAGCTATAGAATATTCTATAGCTGCGCTTTTTCCTAAGAATCAGACTCCAATGTTAGACAGTTTAAAGTGGTTCATTTGTTCATCTACAGAATAATAGAATCAAGCTCTTTCTGCTTATCCTCTACCTCAAATGTGTGGCTTTTGTCCTCATGTTGTTTATGCAACTCTACATATGTCTACGACATTTTAAATGGATAGAGTATAGGGTGAAGTAAAAGAATTGCTTTATGACAGCTTGCCCATAGTTCATCCATCTTAGACACATCCTTGAAAAAAAGTAAGCCATAACTCCatctagagaaacagaaaggctGAGAGACTAAATGTGTTactcacaaatgaaaaaaaaggggattgatttaaatatttcttgaatattttcatgtttgtCTTAATCttgtaaaacatttaattaaaataagccTCATATGCTGCATATATAATGTATTTTGGAGAAAAGACATTGACTAAAGGATTTATATTGTGTTACTATTGGGTAATTGTAAAGTTGGGACTAGACACACATATTCCACAGTGTATTACAGAATGTTGTATAAGAAATTAATCaaaaggaaatgggagaaaaatgacCAAATAGGCTCCTATTAGAAGATGTTATGTCAGTTTCTTTTACCATAAAAAAGAGATGTTTATCACAgtagtgcttttaaaaattttttgacaaTCATGTAAAATTTACTACCTGAATCTTCCCTAGAACTTTCCTTAGTGCCCCCTTAACCTCTTTGTTCCTCAGAGTATAGATAAGAGGATTAAGCATGGGGGTCACCACAGTGTAGAAGAGGGAGACAAACTTTCCCTGATCCTTGTATGTACTCTTGGCTGACTGCAGATACATGAACATGATGGTTCCATAGAAAATGATGACAACCGTCACATGGGAGGAACAGGTCCCAAACACTTTCTTTCTTCCAGTAGCTGACTTGATCTTCAAAACTGCTTGGGCAATGTAACCATAGGAGACCAGGATGAAGGAGACAGGCACTATAAGGAAGAGGATACTAGCCACAAAGAGCTCAGCCTCATTGAAAGTTGTGTCCACACAAGCCAACTTGATAAGTACAGGGACCTCACAGATAAAATGATCCACTTGGTGATGCCCACAGAACGGTAGCTGCAGGGTAAGAGTGGACTGTACCAGGGTGGTGGTCACCCCACTAAGCCACGCCAAAGATGTCAGGGTCATGCAGAAATGGGGATGCATTAAGAGAGTGTAGTGGAGGGGACGGCAGATGGCCACGTAACGATCATAGGACATCAGAGCCAGTAAGACACACTCAGTAGATCCAAGGGCAAGAGAGACATAGAGCTGAACCACACAGCCACCATAGGTGATGGTTTTCATGGGATCCCACAAGTTTACTAGGAGCTGTGGAATAACACTGCTGGTAAAGCAGAGGTCCAGGAAGGagagatgagaaaggaagaaatacattgGTGTATGAAGCTTGGGTTCCAGACGAGATATCAGAATGATGGTGGTGTTCCCCAAAATGGTTAGTAAATACAAGATCAAGATGACCACAAATAGAACCTTCTGTAACTGAGGATAATCAGAAAACCCTAACAGGATAAAACCTGTTATGTTGCTCTCATTGGTACTCTTCACCATCCCCATGTGCACAGTATATTCCAGAAAGCTGAGTCATAGCTGAGAAAGGTGACATATTACATAAGGTCAAATGAGTGACAATGTCATCTCCCCCAAAAGTATTCTATGTTAAATGCTTAGATCTAGTAACTTAGATCTATTTTCCTACTGTGTGCATTCTAAATAAATGCAGTGCATGCTCTCTTAATGTCACAGTTGTCTTCTGATGCTCTGCAAGATAGaaaagaacagatttttaaaaaaaaccatcatcaagctatagtaattaaaacagtatggtactggcataaagatagacatgtagatcaatggaacagaatagaaagcctagagataaatgCACTCATACAGCCAAATGATCTTCCATAAAGgcaccaagaatacacaatgatgaaaaggcagtctcttcaataaacagtgttgggaaaactgaatatccacatgcagaagaataaaattggaccccTAGCTTACACCACACACATAAATCAGCtaagaatggattaaagacttaaatgtagagTCTGAaactaaaactcctagaagaaacatGGAGGAAAAGCTTCATggcattggtcttggcaatgattttatgGTTATAAGACCAAAccacagacaacaaaagcaaaactctagggagtgggagaaaatatataaaatcatatatccagtaaggggttaatatccaagataGGTAAGGAATTCAAAtaagtcaacaacaacaacaataacaaataagacaacccaattaaaaagtgggcaaaggagttgaatagacatctctccaaacaagacatacaaatgtccaataggcatatgaaaaagtgttcaacatcactatcaTCAGGGTAATGCAaacaaacccacaatgagatatcacctcatacctgttaggatggctgttatgaagaaacaaaagacaacaaaagtTGGAAAGGTTATGGAGCAATTAGAATCCTTGTACAACTTTagtggaaatgaaaaacagaatcaatgctcctcaaaatattaaaaatagaactatcatgtgatccaacaatcccacacctgggtatacatccaaaagaattgaaatcaggatcttgaagtgAAATCTTCattcctgtgttcattgcagcattattcacaatagccaaactTAGTGTTCATCtctggatgaataaataaagaagacatggtatattATTTAACCTTagttaatggaatattattagaaTATTGATGAAattgttattcagccttaaaaaggaaacaagTCTTGCaatgtgcaacaacatggatgtaccttgaggacattatgctaagtaaaataggtcagacacaaaaggacaaacacttcTCTTATATGAAGTACGTAAGATAGTCAGACttatagaaacataaaataaaatggtgatggccagaggaagggaggagggggaaacagGGAGTTGTTCAATGGTTATAAAATTGCAGTTATGCAAGATTAGTTCTAGAGAACTTCTGTCCAACATATTGCTTACATTTGAAAGTATTATTGTGTACTTAACATTcattaaaagggtaaattttgttaagtgttcttaccacacacacagaaagcaaAAGAAGACAAGGagacttttggaggtgatgaataaattcatgaaattgtatacattaaatgaaTTGTGCATTTATATATCAGttctacctcaataaagctataaaaaataaGCACCATCATCTGTTGTAGGAAATAAATTTTACCATCATTTCCATTCCACCAAATTTACCCCTTTATATTAATATCTTTCTAGTCACAGGAAGGGGGAAACTCAGTTAatttcaaatggagaaaaaaaccctGAGGTTTATTTAAGCAATTTTCAATAAAGGGAGAATATGAacatttttcatcaccccaaaagagtGGAAATTAGttgtaagtttatattttttttcaatataccAGATGAGATTGgcattaattaaaaattactccTCAGAGCTTCTATGACCCAGTCAAAGGCACATAGATATTAAGTAAGTGTTTAAGACAACACTTGACTCTATTTCTTATGACCAACCAGTTAATTCTATACTCTTAcctatctttcttcttctttcccttagtgtctgtgtgcctttttttttttttttttaattgcttgttCCTTCTTTTCAGAGACCCAGGATCCTTAAGAGTCCATCTTTAGGAAATGAAATGCTATTCATatgattttagatttctttttcctgtaatcaTTTGCATTTTCGCCATCTCCTCAAAGTGTGGGTGCAAAATGTGATTCCTGTTTTGAAAGCAAGTCGTTAAGGGGATGTTTTATTTCTAATGGGGGATTGTATCTGACTTATGAAA from Balaenoptera musculus isolate JJ_BM4_2016_0621 chromosome 3, mBalMus1.pri.v3, whole genome shotgun sequence encodes the following:
- the LOC118892585 gene encoding olfactory receptor 2G2-like, which encodes MGMVKSTNESNITGFILLGFSDYPQLQKVLFVVILILYLLTILGNTTIILISRLEPKLHTPMYFFLSHLSFLDLCFTSSVIPQLLVNLWDPMKTITYGGCVVQLYVSLALGSTECVLLALMSYDRYVAICRPLHYTLLMHPHFCMTLTSLAWLSGVTTTLVQSTLTLQLPFCGHHQVDHFICEVPVLIKLACVDTTFNEAELFVASILFLIVPVSFILVSYGYIAQAVLKIKSATGRKKVFGTCSSHVTVVIIFYGTIMFMYLQSAKSTYKDQGKFVSLFYTVVTPMLNPLIYTLRNKEVKGALRKVLGKIQVVNFT